A single genomic interval of Tsukamurella paurometabola harbors:
- a CDS encoding vitamin K epoxide reductase family protein, whose amino-acid sequence MTTTEAVGPPSPNRRTTGILLLVTGVLGLLASAMLTIDKIRLLEDPNFVPGCSLDPTISCGSVMQSWQGSLFGFPNPLIGIASFSVVIVAGVLALGGVDLPRWFWTGLAIGAAAGIALVIFLIYSSLFVIHALCLWCMLVWTIMPIVLATAVAAALGPKATQQVKQLLAALVLLWYIVVLTLIAVQFWDYWSSKF is encoded by the coding sequence GTGACCACCACCGAGGCCGTCGGGCCCCCTTCACCGAACCGTCGCACCACCGGGATCCTGCTGCTCGTGACCGGCGTCCTGGGGCTGTTGGCCTCGGCGATGCTGACGATCGACAAGATCAGGCTGCTCGAGGACCCGAACTTCGTCCCCGGGTGCAGCCTCGACCCGACGATCTCCTGCGGCTCCGTCATGCAGTCCTGGCAGGGGTCGCTCTTCGGCTTCCCCAACCCCCTGATCGGCATCGCCTCGTTCTCGGTGGTGATCGTCGCCGGCGTGCTCGCGCTCGGCGGCGTCGACCTCCCCCGCTGGTTCTGGACCGGGCTGGCGATCGGTGCCGCCGCGGGCATCGCGCTCGTGATCTTCCTGATCTACTCGAGCCTGTTCGTGATCCACGCGCTCTGCCTGTGGTGCATGCTCGTCTGGACGATCATGCCCATCGTCCTCGCGACCGCCGTGGCCGCAGCGCTGGGGCCGAAGGCGACGCAGCAGGTCAAGCAGTTGCTGGCCGCGCTCGTGCTGCTCTGGTACATCGTCGTGCTGACGCTGATCGCGGTGCAGTTCTGGGACTACTGGAGCAGCAAGTTCTAG